In Candidatus Eisenbacteria bacterium, the genomic stretch CGATCTCCCCGTCGTCGTTCAGGTCGAACGCCGAGGCGCGCGGCTCCTTGGGCAGCCCCGGCATGCGCATGATCTCGCCGGTGATGGGGACGACGAAGCCGGCGCCGGCGGCGAGCTGGATCTCGCGCACCGTGACCAGGAAGTCCTTCGGCCGTCCGAGCAGCGCGGGGTTGTCCGAGAGGCTCTGCTGCGTCTTGGCGATGCACACGGGCAAGCCGCCGAAGCCGGCCTTCTCGAGCTGCGCGAGGTCGCGCTTCGCGCGCGCGGTGTAGTCCACGGCCTGCGCGCCGTACATCTCGCTGGCAATGGTCAGGATCTTCTTCTCCATCGGCCAGTCCCACTCGTAGAGCGGCTTGAACTTCGGCTCGCTCTTCGCGACCAGGTCGCGCACCGCGCCGGCGAGCTCGGTGCAGCCGCTGCCGCCCTCGCTGAAGCTCTTCGCCACGATGGCGGTCACGCCGAGCGCCTTGCAGTGCTCCTTCAGCGTCTCGATCTCCTCCTTCGTGTCGGTCGGGAAGTGGTTGATCGCGACGACGCACGGCTGGCCGAACTTGTGGATGTTCTCGAGGTGCTTCTCCATGTTCGACAGGCCGCGAACCATGGCGTTCACGTTGCTCTGGCCGACGTCGCTCAGGCGCATGCCGCCGTGCATCTTGAGCGCGCGGATGGTGGCGACGAGCACGGTGCAGGCGGGGGCGAAGCCTCCGTAGCGGCAGTTGATGTCGAAGAACTTCTCGGCGCCGAGCTCGAACGCGAAGCCGGCCTCGGTGACGACGATGTCGGCGTAGGCGAGCGCCGCCTTCGTCGCGGTGATCGTGTTGGTGCCGTGCGCGATGTTGGCGAACGGTCCGCCGTGCACGAACGCGGGCACGCCCTCGGTGGTCTGCACGAGGTTGGGCTTGATCGCCTGCTGGAGCAGCGCGGACATGGCGCCGACGGCGTTCAGGTCGTTCGCGGTCACGGTCGTGCCGTCGGCGCGGTAGCCGACGACGATGCGCCCGAGCCGGGCCTTGAGATCGGGAATGCCGTCGGCCAGGCACAGCACCGCCATCACCTCGCTCGCGGCGGTGATGTCGAAGCCGGTCTCGCGCGGCACGCCCTCGGTGCGGCCGCCCAAGCCGATGACGATGTCGCGCAGCGCGCGGTCGTTCATGTCCACGACGCGCTTCCAGGTCACGCGGCGCGAGTCGAGGCCGGACGGGTTGCCGAAGTGCAGGTGGTTGTCCACGAGCGCGGCGAGCAGGTTGTGCGCGGCCGAGATGGCGTGGAAGTCGCCGTTGAAGTGCATGTTGATGTCGAGCGCGGGCACGACCTCGGAGGCTCCGCCGCCGGCGCCGCCGCCCTTCATGCCGAACACGGGCCCGAGGCTGGGCTCGCGCAGGGCCGCGGCGCTTCGCACGCCGATCCTGGAGAGGCCCTGGACGAGCCCGATGGAGGTCGTGGTCTTGCCCTCGCCGGCGGGCGTCGGGGTGATGGCCGAGACCAGCACGAGCTTGCCGCGCCGCGGCCGGTCCTTGAACGCCGACAGCGCGAGCTTGGCCTTGTAGTGGCCGTACGGCTCGAGCTGCGCGGGCTCGATCTCGAGGGACTTGGCGACTTCGTGGATGGGCTTCATGTCGGGGCGCTCTTCCCTTTCCCGGCCGCGGGGGTCAGTGGGCGCGGCGCGGCAGGGGCGCATGTTCGCCGCAGCCGCGGCGCTCCGCAACCGCCGCGGAAGATTCGCCGGCGGTCCGCCGCGAGCCGGCCGGGGCGTGTCCCTCGCGGCCCCGCCCCGACCGGGGCCGAGATCGCGCGGGGCGCCCGCCCAGCCCGGGGCGGCACCTCGCGCCTCAAGCGCACGGGCGTTTCGGCCGAAAACCCTGCGGGAAACCTCATAAGCCAAGTTTCGTCCCTGCGCGAACCCGCTCGGCGCGCGCGGACGCTGTTCGCGTTTGCCTCGGGGACGAGGAGGATCGTTCGGCCATGGATGCTCGGTCCACCGGGCCATGGATGGAATCCGGCCGCGAAGCCGGACTGGTGCTGTCGGCGCAGCGCGGCGATCTCGACGCGATGCTCGAGCTGCTGCGCCATTACCAGCACCCGCTGTGGCGGCTGTGCTTCGCGTTCACGCGCGACGTGGTGGACGCCGAGCGGCTCGCCCAGGAGGTCGCGCGCCGCGCGCTGCGCAACGTGCGCCAGCTTCCGGTCGGTCAACCCTTCTTCCCGTGGATCGCGCGCCTCGCGCGCACGCTCGCCATCGCCTGGCTGCGCCGCAAGGTCGGAGGACCCGCCGAGCGCCGCGAGGGCCACCTGCGCCGCCCGAACGGCGAACGCTGGAGCAGCGGCGCGTTGGGCGCGCACCATCTGGAGTACGAGCGCAAGGTCCTCGACGCCTTCGGGGAACTGCCGGCCGAGGACCAGATGCTGCTCGCGCTGCGGCTCTTCGAACGGCTGCCGTACGCCGAGATCGCGGTCGTCGCGGGCCTCGCGCTGCCGCCGACCATGCACCGCATCGCGGCGCTGCGCGAGAAGATCGAGCACGCCGTGCGCGACGGGAAGGCCGCGTGAGGCACCTGACCGTCCAGCAGATCTCGGGCTCGCTCGACGGGGCGCTCTCGGGTGTCTCGCTCGAACTGGTGGTCCGGCACCTGTCGAGCTGCCACGAGTGCCGCGAACGGCACGCGCGGCTGACGAAGCAGGACGACGCGCTTCGCCGGCTGCTGGCCTGCGAGTTCTCGGACGTGTTCTTCGACGACATGCTCGCGCGCCTGGGCGCGGTGCTCGAGGCGGAGTCGCGCGGACAGATGCCGCCCGAGCACGCGCTGCCGCCCGAACTGCCGCCGCTCGGTCCCGACAAGCCGCCCTCCCGGGAAATGGCGCGTCCCTCCGCCGCGATGCGCAATCCCGCCCTGCCTTCGGAGGAAGAGCAGAAGCGTCGCGCGGCCGAGGAGCTCAAGGCGGCCGAGGCCGCGGCCATGAACTCGCTCGAGGAGCTGATGC encodes the following:
- a CDS encoding formate--tetrahydrofolate ligase, coding for MKPIHEVAKSLEIEPAQLEPYGHYKAKLALSAFKDRPRRGKLVLVSAITPTPAGEGKTTTSIGLVQGLSRIGVRSAAALREPSLGPVFGMKGGGAGGGASEVVPALDINMHFNGDFHAISAAHNLLAALVDNHLHFGNPSGLDSRRVTWKRVVDMNDRALRDIVIGLGGRTEGVPRETGFDITAASEVMAVLCLADGIPDLKARLGRIVVGYRADGTTVTANDLNAVGAMSALLQQAIKPNLVQTTEGVPAFVHGGPFANIAHGTNTITATKAALAYADIVVTEAGFAFELGAEKFFDINCRYGGFAPACTVLVATIRALKMHGGMRLSDVGQSNVNAMVRGLSNMEKHLENIHKFGQPCVVAINHFPTDTKEEIETLKEHCKALGVTAIVAKSFSEGGSGCTELAGAVRDLVAKSEPKFKPLYEWDWPMEKKILTIASEMYGAQAVDYTARAKRDLAQLEKAGFGGLPVCIAKTQQSLSDNPALLGRPKDFLVTVREIQLAAGAGFVVPITGEIMRMPGLPKEPRASAFDLNDDGEI
- a CDS encoding sigma-70 family RNA polymerase sigma factor, producing the protein MDARSTGPWMESGREAGLVLSAQRGDLDAMLELLRHYQHPLWRLCFAFTRDVVDAERLAQEVARRALRNVRQLPVGQPFFPWIARLARTLAIAWLRRKVGGPAERREGHLRRPNGERWSSGALGAHHLEYERKVLDAFGELPAEDQMLLALRLFERLPYAEIAVVAGLALPPTMHRIAALREKIEHAVRDGKAA